A genomic segment from Gammaproteobacteria bacterium encodes:
- the rnr gene encoding ribonuclease R, which produces MTTDKKSLGEDPFAQREAEKYENPVPSREFILAVLEEAGEPMSRHRLVQHFSMETEDDIEALRRRLRAMERDGQIIRNRKGDYGIIEKMDLIKGRVIGHPDGFGFLVPDEGGDDLFISAKYMRGLMHGDQALMRVTGIDHRGRREGAPVEVIERANHQLVGRYRQEHGLAFVKPNNKRISQDVLVPAEHRGGALDGQIVVVDIIEQPTWRSAPIGRVAEVMGDHMAPGMEIEIALRAHQIPDIWPDDVEHEIKGYSREVPEEAKVGREDLRSTPLVTIDGEDSRDFDDAVFVERQGKGWRMLVAIADVSYYVKPGTALDKEASERGNSVYFPGRVIPMLPEILSNGLCSLNPGVDRLCMVCEMLITPAGVVRKSRFFEGVMRSHARLTYTEVAAMLQFGDEQMRQNYQHLLPHLETAYELYKVLADRRGKRGAIDFETTETRIIFGDEKKIDRIVPVVRNDAHRLIEEFMIAANVAAAEYLEENAIPALYRVHQQPAEEKFNDLKEFLKELGLRMAARGQPEPRHYAKLLDEVRQRPDARMIQTVLLRSLKQAVYCPENDGHFGLAFDAYTHFTSPIRRYPDLLVHRALKHLVSTKPVDSFAYSTEKMAGLGEHCSMTERRADEATRDVLDWLKCEYLQSKVGEEYDGIITTVTGFGLFVELKDVFVEGLVHVTSLDNDYYHFDAVNHRLSGERSGKTFRLADPIRVKVVKVNLEDRRIDFDWVAAPGQRFESSPANKKSAKPKFKEKEKSGKNAGRGDKGRKKGRKRGR; this is translated from the coding sequence ATGACCACAGATAAAAAAAGCCTGGGCGAAGATCCGTTTGCTCAAAGAGAAGCCGAAAAATACGAAAACCCCGTTCCCAGTCGCGAATTTATTCTGGCTGTCCTGGAAGAAGCCGGTGAGCCGATGTCGCGCCATCGGCTGGTGCAACACTTTTCCATGGAAACCGAGGATGACATAGAGGCGTTGAGACGCCGCTTGCGCGCTATGGAGCGTGATGGCCAGATTATCCGTAACCGCAAGGGCGATTACGGCATTATCGAAAAAATGGACCTGATCAAGGGGCGAGTGATCGGTCATCCCGATGGCTTTGGCTTTTTGGTACCGGATGAGGGTGGCGATGATTTGTTCATCTCTGCCAAATATATGCGTGGCTTGATGCACGGTGACCAGGCGTTGATGCGGGTAACGGGCATTGACCATCGTGGGCGTCGCGAAGGCGCACCGGTGGAAGTGATCGAACGCGCCAATCATCAGTTGGTGGGGCGTTATCGTCAGGAGCACGGACTGGCGTTTGTGAAGCCAAACAACAAGCGCATCAGTCAGGATGTGCTGGTGCCTGCCGAGCATCGGGGCGGCGCCCTGGACGGGCAGATTGTGGTGGTGGATATTATCGAACAGCCGACCTGGCGATCTGCGCCGATTGGTCGTGTGGCCGAGGTGATGGGCGACCACATGGCGCCGGGCATGGAAATCGAAATTGCCCTGCGTGCTCACCAGATCCCGGACATCTGGCCAGACGATGTGGAACACGAGATCAAGGGCTATTCCCGCGAAGTGCCGGAAGAGGCCAAAGTGGGTCGTGAAGACCTGCGCAGCACGCCGCTGGTGACTATCGATGGCGAAGATTCGCGCGATTTCGATGACGCGGTCTTCGTTGAGCGTCAGGGCAAGGGCTGGCGGATGCTGGTGGCGATCGCTGATGTCAGCTATTACGTCAAACCAGGAACAGCGCTGGACAAGGAAGCGTCGGAGCGGGGTAACTCGGTCTATTTCCCCGGGCGTGTTATCCCGATGTTGCCGGAAATTTTGTCCAACGGGTTGTGCTCGCTCAATCCCGGTGTGGACCGCCTGTGTATGGTTTGCGAAATGCTGATCACACCGGCTGGGGTAGTGCGCAAATCCCGCTTTTTCGAAGGCGTGATGCGTTCGCATGCGCGTCTGACCTATACCGAAGTGGCTGCGATGCTGCAGTTTGGTGATGAGCAGATGCGGCAGAATTATCAGCACCTGTTGCCGCACCTGGAAACCGCCTACGAGCTGTATAAAGTATTGGCAGATCGTCGCGGCAAGCGTGGTGCCATCGATTTTGAAACCACCGAAACGCGCATTATTTTCGGTGATGAGAAGAAAATCGACCGCATCGTGCCGGTGGTACGCAATGACGCCCATCGCCTGATCGAGGAGTTCATGATTGCTGCCAACGTGGCGGCAGCGGAATATCTGGAAGAGAATGCCATTCCTGCGCTGTATCGCGTGCATCAGCAGCCGGCGGAGGAAAAATTCAATGATTTGAAAGAGTTCCTCAAAGAATTGGGTTTAAGAATGGCGGCTCGCGGCCAGCCAGAGCCTCGCCACTACGCCAAGTTGCTCGATGAAGTGCGGCAGCGTCCTGATGCGCGGATGATCCAGACCGTGTTGCTGCGCAGTCTGAAACAGGCAGTTTACTGTCCTGAAAATGACGGCCATTTCGGTCTGGCGTTTGATGCCTACACCCATTTCACCTCGCCCATTCGTCGCTATCCCGATCTGTTGGTGCATCGTGCGCTGAAGCATTTGGTCAGTACCAAGCCGGTGGACAGCTTTGCCTACAGTACCGAGAAAATGGCCGGTCTGGGTGAACACTGCTCCATGACTGAACGCCGCGCCGATGAGGCGACCCGCGATGTGCTGGATTGGCTGAAGTGCGAGTATCTGCAAAGCAAAGTGGGCGAAGAATACGATGGCATTATTACCACGGTGACGGGTTTTGGTCTGTTTGTGGAGCTGAAGGATGTCTTCGTTGAAGGCTTGGTCCACGTTACCTCGCTGGACAACGATTATTACCATTTTGATGCGGTGAACCACCGCCTGAGTGGTGAGCGCAGCGGCAAAACTTTCCGCCTGGCCGATCCAATTCGGGTCAAGGTGGTGAAGGTGAACCTGGAAGATCGTCGTATCGATTTTGACTGGGTGGCGGCTCCGGGGCAGCGGTTTGAATCTTCGCCAGCCAACAAAAAATCTGCCAAGCCCAAGTTCAAAGAAAAGGAAAAAAGTGGTAAAAATGCCGGCCGCGGCGATAAGGGCCGCAAAAAAGGTCGGAAAAGAGGCAGATAG